The sequence TCGAAAGGCCGAGAATGCCAAGGATCAGCGTTCGCGGCACGTTCCGCTGCGGGTCTTTGATCTCGCCCGAAATTCGCGTGACTTCCCACCAACCGGCGAATGCAAAAAAGGCTCCGACAAACCCGCCGGCCAGTGCGCCGAAAACATCCGGCGGCGTGGAAAAGAACGGCGTTAGGTTTGCCCAATCGCCGCGGCCGCTGCCAAAACCGAAAAGTACGATGAAGAGCAGCGTGCCGACCTTAATGAACGTGAGCGCCTTGAGAAATCCCGCCCCGACGCTGGTGCCGATGATCGTTATCAGGCCGATCGAAAGGACCGTGATGATCGCAACAATGGTTTGCGCCGTCGGCGAAAGCTCAAAGATAAAGCTCGCATATGAAGCAAAGCCGACGCCAAAGATCGCCGTCAGCCCCGGGTCAAGCACGAGCAGAACCATCCAGCCGTAAACGAACGCCGCACCTTTGCCGTAAGCCTCGCGGAGATAAACGTAGCTCCCGCCCGCTTCCGGAAACCGCGAGGCAAGCTCCGCATAGCAGAGCGCTCCGCAGAGCGTCATCAGCCCGACCAATGCCCAAATGCCGAACAGCCACGCCGGCGACCCGACCGACTTCGCCATCCCCGCCGGCACTAGAAAAATGCCGACGCCGATCACCTGCCCGATGATCACCGCAACCGCCGTCCAGACCCCAAATTGTCGTTTTAGATCGTTGCTCAAGCTGATGGCTAAAAGACCAGCCGTCCTCCAAATTGGAATGCGCGAGGGCCGCCCGAGCCGAACACGCCGCCGGCCGTCGTCACCGCACGGCCAAAGCTTGGAGTCCCGAGCACATTCCCAAAGCCTGAGAAATTCGTGTTCGAGGTGCCGAGAATGTTCGTTGTGTTGAAGAGATTGAACACCTCCATTATCGGCTCAAGGCGGACCCTTTCCGTGAACTTGAACGTCTTCGAAACGCGCAGGTCAAGCGAACTTAACGTATCATTGAACCGGGCGTCCGCCGGTGCCAGCGGAAGTTGGTCGGCGGGGCCGCGGGCCGCGTTTCGCGAGGTGATGAAGCTGTTAAGCTCGCCCGCATTCCGGAAAAGCCGGCCGCCGGCATTTCTCTGAAGCTCGGGAATACGCGTTTGTCCGCCGGGCAAAAGGATGTCCATCGGAACGCCTGAAGCGAGCGTCAGGATCGGCGAGAGCTTAAAGCCATAAGGCAGGTCGAGTGTTCCGGCGAAGGTGAAGCGATGCCGCTGGTCGTTCGGTGCCGGGCCGTATTCGGCTTCGAGGTTGTTCGGGTTGACCGGGCCGTTGGAGAAAGGCACCTGATCGTCGTTCGCATAGTTGAATGCCTTCGAAAGCGTGTACGACGCCCGAAAACCGAAGCGGTCCGCAAACCGCCGCTCGACGCTCATCAGCAGCCCGTCGTACTTGGTCTTTACGCTCGATTCGAGGTTCACTACGCGTTCCGGCCGCCGATCACCGGATTATCGACCACGCCGATGTCACGGCCGATGATGAAATGCGTACCGAAGTTATGAAGATAATCGACCTTCAGCACCAGGTCGCGTGCAAACTCCCATTGAAACCCGATCGTCGATTGCTGGACCATCGGATTTTGGAGCGAGTTGTCGATAATGTTTATCCCCGAAGCTCCGGCACCCGGCAAAATAAAGCCGGTGAACGGGTCATTGAACCTCGGAGCAAATGGAAGAAACCGGCCGTCTTGATCCAAAAAGATCGGGACGCCGTTCGGGTCCGTGAGAGCGTTTCCGGCCCTGACCACGACCGGAAGTGCACGGCCATCAAGCCCACGCTCAAGCGTGATCAGCTGCAGAACGACGCGGTCGTAATAAATGCCGTATCCGCCGCGGACGACGAACCGATCCTGAAAACCCGACCATGCAAAGCCGACTCGCGGCCCGAAATTGTTGTAGTCCGCCTTCCGGTCGCCGCTGTAGAACGATGCAACGAGCGGATTTATCGCACCGTAGCCGGAGACGTTCTTGACGTTCGTGTCCGCTTCATATCTGAGCCCGGCGTTGATCATTAGGTTTCGCCGCACCCGCCAATCGTCCTGAATAAAGAACGCAAAATGGGTGTTATCGACGTTGTCTAAAGAAAGCGGACGCTCGGGAAACTGGCTCCGAAGTGTGACGGCAAAAAGCAGGTCGTTATCATCAATGACGCCGTCGCTGTTGCGGTCAAAGTTGGCAAAATCCTGCACAAACTCGATCCGCCCATCGCGAAAAACACCGAGGTCGATACTCGAGGTCACTCGCTGCACTTCCCCGCCAAAGGTGACAGCATGGTTGCCGCTGAGGGCGGTCACCTTACCTGCAAGCTGTACGCGATTCTGAT comes from Acidobacteriota bacterium and encodes:
- a CDS encoding amino acid permease; amino-acid sequence: MSNDLKRQFGVWTAVAVIIGQVIGVGIFLVPAGMAKSVGSPAWLFGIWALVGLMTLCGALCYAELASRFPEAGGSYVYLREAYGKGAAFVYGWMVLLVLDPGLTAIFGVGFASYASFIFELSPTAQTIVAIITVLSIGLITIIGTSVGAGFLKALTFIKVGTLLFIVLFGFGSGRGDWANLTPFFSTPPDVFGALAGGFVGAFFAFAGWWEVTRISGEIKDPQRNVPRTLILGILGLSIIYISTSAVFAYLVPTSSVANDEAFAALAGQALFGEVGGLVFAAVVCVSVIGTLFGYLLVSPRVYYAMANDGMFFRKVGELHPRFGTPYLAILIQMALASILIVSGGFNEILGYFFFVVILAIGFVVAGLFRVHRLPTEGYRTPLFPLPLIAYLALTGVVLLFVGMRNPLQTAIGLVVVSLGIPVYHFIFKRKHGLDKNDKI